A region of Lycium barbarum isolate Lr01 chromosome 1, ASM1917538v2, whole genome shotgun sequence DNA encodes the following proteins:
- the LOC132628955 gene encoding apoptosis inhibitor 5-like protein API5 isoform X1: MADTTDDIEKLYEYGERLNEATDKSQHRQDYEGIIAAANGSVKAKQLAAQLIPKFFKFFPQLEAQALDEHFNLIEDDQLGVRVQAIRGLPLFCKDTPEHLSKIVDILGQLLVAGENVERDAVHKALMTVLRQDVKTSLTALFKRIGSIEDRTAEDLSTWESIREKVLLFLRDKVFPLKMELLVPQELMERHITTLVKQNLQDVTADEFKMFMDFLKSLSLFGHKAPAERIQELVEIIEGQADLDAQFDVSDADHIKRFILCLSMAFPFFKRGASGSKFLNYLNKQIMPVFDKLPEQWKLDLLKNLAECSLYAITQDSRQLLPSVVQLLKKYMVRRKIEEINYTCIECLLYTFHHLAHKTPNATNSLCGYKIVTGQPSDRLGEDFSEQYKDFTERLSTVQDLARAMIKKLTQGMADQNKALAAAKTDEEKDKIKTQKQNATFALRACNNILSMTQPLHTKTPKFIGDQKVNLSWKEVVKPSGPSTAAVAGQKRPAATTNGSSSNTIKKGRGGGGTQHQLVNKAFAGIYDGGRSSGRGGRSWRGRGRGQGRSYR, encoded by the exons ATGGCGGATACTACTGATGATATAGAGAAGCTATACGAGTATGGTGAACGCCTTAACGAAGCTACAGACAAGTCTCAA CATAGGCAGGATTATGAGGGCATTATTGCAGCAGCTAATGGCAGTGTGAAGGCTAAGCAACTTGCTGCGCAGCTCATCCCTAAGTTCTTCAAGTTTTTTCCTCAGTTAGAGGCGCAAGCTCTTGATGAGCATTTCAATTTAATTGAAGATGATCAGCTCGGG GTCCGTGTACAAGCGATCCGTGGACTTCCGCTTTTCTGCAAAGATACACCTGAGCATTTGTCTAAAATTGTTGACATTCTTGGTCAGCTCCTCGTTGCAG GAGAAAATGTAGAGCGTGATGCTGTACACAAGGCTCTTATGACCGTATTACGTCAGGATGTGAAGA CTTCTCTAACTGCTTTGTTTAAGCGTATTGGGAGCATCGAGGATCGGACTGCTGAGGATCTTAGCACTTGGGAAAGCATTCGTGAAAAAGTTCTGTTATTTCTTAGAGATAAG GTGTTCCCTCTTAAGATGGAGCTCCTAGTTCCACAGGAGCTGATGGAGAGGCACATAACTACTTTGGTGAAGCAG aatTTGCAAGATGTAACGGCTGATGAATTTAAAATGTTCATGGACTTTTTGAAAAGCCTGAGCTTATTTGGCCATAAAGCTCCTGCAGAGCGTATTCAGGAGCTTGTTGAGATTATTGAAGGTCAGGCAGATCTTGATGCTCAATTCGAT GTGTCGGATGCTGATCATATCAAGAGGTTCATATTATGCCTTTCAATGGCCTTTCCCTTCTTCAAG AGGGGTGCATCGGGCAGTAAGTTTCTCAACTATCTGAACAAGCAAATCATGCCTGTTTTTGACAAG CTTCCAGAACAATGGAAGTTGGACTTGCTCAAGAACCTTGCGGAGTGCTCACTTTATGCAATAACTCAGGATTCTCGACAGCTGCTTCCATCAGTAGTTCAGCTTCTAAAG AAATACATGGTTCGAAGAAAGATTGAAGAAATTAACTACACGTGTATCGAGTGTTTGTTGTATACCTTCCACCATTTAGCTCACAAG ACTCCAAACGCGACAAACAGCCTCTGTGGGTATAAGATTGTGACTGGACAACCGTCAGATAGATTGGGAGAGGATTTCTCGGAGCAATATAAGGACTTCACCGAGAG ATTAAGCACGGTTCAGGATTTGGCTAGGGCTATGATCAAGAAACTAACCCAAGGAATGGCAGATCAAAACAAAGCACTGGCTGCTGCTAAAACGgatgaagaaaaggacaaaatT AAGACACAAAAGCAGAATGCTACCTTTGCGCTTCGAGCTTGCAACAATATATTATCGATGACCCAG CCATTGCATACAAAAACACCAAAATTTATTGGAGATCAAAAAGTAAATTTGTCATGGAAAGAAGTTGTGAAGCCTTCGGGTCCTTCAACTGCTGCTGTTGCAGG TCAGAAGCGACCGGCTGCTACAACAAATGGGTCAAGCAGTAACACAATTAAAAAGGGCCGAGGAGGCGGTGGTACGCAACACCAGCTAGTTAACAAGGCATTTGCAGGTATCTACGATGGTGGAAGAAGCAGTGGAAGAGGAGGTAGGAGTTGGCGTGGTCGTGGAAGAGGACAAGGACGATCATACCGCTAA
- the LOC132628938 gene encoding probable E3 ubiquitin-protein ligase ZFP1 isoform X1, giving the protein MSYSNQITDLEAEQRSQDVQPEPCAFYRSLATFPQPNVHAILPGPGNAGNFYLHHPQYHQEGALIYGKLQYNGVQYQHPATNLDPAIASSSNHYNHYMAAPSAPRDFPVAVNHGQYEQLPFATTQGINEDSYGMTNLYIDGVGDSFKRKNAEGIPVNFQYQHALVGPSFPLTSMGAASSVSGHNGNHMLQGNYVGQACQFPGNYWSGLQLNGSSRDTEAWNHSARLPYLPGNTQNCDDGGNISMRGYEVTYGNGGLTSFVYPSVPPGHPNLRHLPPNIQGARPQFITLPPQMMASSHRHLPSSSSFDSTINPFALVEAGSRFIRPFPPTGFRLYRPQRGEFMLGTNTRHHNLPNMRVLPEDGVAMLDIPGYHEVRDPVDQHREMRMDVDHMSYEELLALGEQIGTAKTGLPEEVIVSHLKTRSFSYVEIPCNLESAACSDHKTDFCVICQFDYKEQENVGTLDCGHEYHAECIKKWLTMKNNCPICKSTALLAEGKDS; this is encoded by the exons ATGTCGTATAGTAATCAAATTACTGATCTGGAAGCGGAACAGAGAAGCCAAGATGTTCAGCCGGAGCCTTGTGCTTTCTACAGGAGCTTAGCTACCTTTCCACAGCCTAATGTCCATGCAATATTACCAGGTCCTGGAAATGCTGGTAATTTCTATTTGCACCATCCACAATACCATCAAGAGGGTGCATTAATTTATGGAAAGTTGCAGTACAACGGGGTTCAATATCAGCATCCTGCCACCAATCTTGACCCAGCCATTGCTTCATCGTCGAATCACTATAACCATTACATGGCCGCTCCATCCGCTCCTAGAGATTTCCCGGTTGCAGTAAACCATGGGCAATATGAACAGCTTCCATTTGCAACCACTCAAGGAATTAATGAAGACAGTTATGGAATGACCAATCTTTACATAGACGGTGTCGGAGACTCATTTAAGAGAAAGAATGCGGAAGGAATCCCTGTGAATTTTCAGTATCAGCATGCTTTGGTGGGCCCCAGCTTTCCTCTTACCTCAATGGGTGCTGCATCGTCTGTATCAGGACACAACGGGAATCATATGCTTCAAGGAAACTATGTCGGCCAAGCCTGTCAGTTTCCTGGCAATTATTGGTCAGGATTGCAGCTCAACGGCAGTTCTAGAGACACTGAAGCCTGGAATCATAGTGCTCGCCTACCTTATCTGCCTG GTAATACTCAAAACTGTGACGATGGTGGAAACATCAGCATGCGAGGTTATGAAGTAACATATGGCAATGGAGGTTTGACTAGTTTTGTGTATCCGTCCGTTCCTCCAGGGCACCCAAACCTTCGTCATCTGCCACCAAATATTCAAGGAGCGAGACCCCAATTTATTACCCTCCCTCCACAAATGATGGCTTCTTCCCACAGACACCTACCAAGTAGTAGCTCGTTTGACAGCACTATCAATCCATTCGCCCTTGTAGAGGCAGGTTCTAGATTTATTAGACCATTCCCGCCAACTGGCTTTAGATTGTACAGACCTCAGCGAGGGGAATTTATGCTTGGAACAAATACTAGACATCACAACCTACCTAACATGAGAGTTCTTCCGGAAGAT GGAGTGGCGATGCTGGATATTCCTGGCTACCATGAAGTGCGAGATCCTGTTGATCAGCATAGAGAGATGCGTATGGACGTAGATCACATGTCTTATGAG GAGCTTCTTGCCTTGGGAGAGCAGATTGGCACCGCAAAAACTGGGTTACCAGAGGAGGTTATTGTTAGCCATTTGAAAACAAGATCATTTTCATATGTGGAAATTCCTTGCAATTTGGAAAGTGCTGCATGTTCAGATCACAAGACTGATTTCTGCGTCATATGCCAG TTTGATTACAAGGAACAAGAGAACGTGGGGACACTCGACTGTGGGCATGAGTATCATGCAGAGTGCATAAAGAAATGGTTAACTATGAAGAACAATTGTCCCATCTGCAAGTCCACAGCATTGTTAGCAGAAGGAAAGGATTCGTGA
- the LOC132628938 gene encoding probable E3 ubiquitin-protein ligase ZFP1 isoform X2, which produces MSYSNQITDLEAEQRSQDVQPEPCAFYRSLATFPQPNVHAILPGPGNAGNFYLHHPQYHQEGALIYGKLQYNGVQYQHPATNLDPAIASSSNHYNHYMAAPSAPRDFPVAVNHLYIDGVGDSFKRKNAEGIPVNFQYQHALVGPSFPLTSMGAASSVSGHNGNHMLQGNYVGQACQFPGNYWSGLQLNGSSRDTEAWNHSARLPYLPGNTQNCDDGGNISMRGYEVTYGNGGLTSFVYPSVPPGHPNLRHLPPNIQGARPQFITLPPQMMASSHRHLPSSSSFDSTINPFALVEAGSRFIRPFPPTGFRLYRPQRGEFMLGTNTRHHNLPNMRVLPEDGVAMLDIPGYHEVRDPVDQHREMRMDVDHMSYEELLALGEQIGTAKTGLPEEVIVSHLKTRSFSYVEIPCNLESAACSDHKTDFCVICQFDYKEQENVGTLDCGHEYHAECIKKWLTMKNNCPICKSTALLAEGKDS; this is translated from the exons ATGTCGTATAGTAATCAAATTACTGATCTGGAAGCGGAACAGAGAAGCCAAGATGTTCAGCCGGAGCCTTGTGCTTTCTACAGGAGCTTAGCTACCTTTCCACAGCCTAATGTCCATGCAATATTACCAGGTCCTGGAAATGCTGGTAATTTCTATTTGCACCATCCACAATACCATCAAGAGGGTGCATTAATTTATGGAAAGTTGCAGTACAACGGGGTTCAATATCAGCATCCTGCCACCAATCTTGACCCAGCCATTGCTTCATCGTCGAATCACTATAACCATTACATGGCCGCTCCATCCGCTCCTAGAGATTTCCCGGTTGCAGTAAACC ATCTTTACATAGACGGTGTCGGAGACTCATTTAAGAGAAAGAATGCGGAAGGAATCCCTGTGAATTTTCAGTATCAGCATGCTTTGGTGGGCCCCAGCTTTCCTCTTACCTCAATGGGTGCTGCATCGTCTGTATCAGGACACAACGGGAATCATATGCTTCAAGGAAACTATGTCGGCCAAGCCTGTCAGTTTCCTGGCAATTATTGGTCAGGATTGCAGCTCAACGGCAGTTCTAGAGACACTGAAGCCTGGAATCATAGTGCTCGCCTACCTTATCTGCCTG GTAATACTCAAAACTGTGACGATGGTGGAAACATCAGCATGCGAGGTTATGAAGTAACATATGGCAATGGAGGTTTGACTAGTTTTGTGTATCCGTCCGTTCCTCCAGGGCACCCAAACCTTCGTCATCTGCCACCAAATATTCAAGGAGCGAGACCCCAATTTATTACCCTCCCTCCACAAATGATGGCTTCTTCCCACAGACACCTACCAAGTAGTAGCTCGTTTGACAGCACTATCAATCCATTCGCCCTTGTAGAGGCAGGTTCTAGATTTATTAGACCATTCCCGCCAACTGGCTTTAGATTGTACAGACCTCAGCGAGGGGAATTTATGCTTGGAACAAATACTAGACATCACAACCTACCTAACATGAGAGTTCTTCCGGAAGAT GGAGTGGCGATGCTGGATATTCCTGGCTACCATGAAGTGCGAGATCCTGTTGATCAGCATAGAGAGATGCGTATGGACGTAGATCACATGTCTTATGAG GAGCTTCTTGCCTTGGGAGAGCAGATTGGCACCGCAAAAACTGGGTTACCAGAGGAGGTTATTGTTAGCCATTTGAAAACAAGATCATTTTCATATGTGGAAATTCCTTGCAATTTGGAAAGTGCTGCATGTTCAGATCACAAGACTGATTTCTGCGTCATATGCCAG TTTGATTACAAGGAACAAGAGAACGTGGGGACACTCGACTGTGGGCATGAGTATCATGCAGAGTGCATAAAGAAATGGTTAACTATGAAGAACAATTGTCCCATCTGCAAGTCCACAGCATTGTTAGCAGAAGGAAAGGATTCGTGA
- the LOC132628927 gene encoding transcription elongation factor 1 homolog, with product MGKRKAKAKPAPRKKRDKLDTVFSCPFCNHGSSVECRVDMKNLIGEAICRICQESFSTTVTALTEPIDIYSEWIDECARVNNLEDYED from the exons ATGGGCAAGAGGAAGGCAAAAGCAAAGCCAGCACCaagaaaaaaaagggacaaaCTTGACACGGTCTTCAGTTGTCCTTTCTGCAATCATGGAAGCAGTGTAGAATGTCGCGT CGATATGAAGAACTTGATCGGTGAGGCCATATGCAGGATTTGCCAAGAAAGCTTTAGTACTACTGTGACAG cTTTGACTGAGCCGATAGACAT ATATAGCGAATGGATAGATGAATGTGCACGTGTCAATAACCTTGAAGATTATGAAGACTAG
- the LOC132628955 gene encoding apoptosis inhibitor 5-like protein API5 isoform X2: MADTTDDIEKLYEYGERLNEATDKSQVRVQAIRGLPLFCKDTPEHLSKIVDILGQLLVAGENVERDAVHKALMTVLRQDVKTSLTALFKRIGSIEDRTAEDLSTWESIREKVLLFLRDKVFPLKMELLVPQELMERHITTLVKQNLQDVTADEFKMFMDFLKSLSLFGHKAPAERIQELVEIIEGQADLDAQFDVSDADHIKRFILCLSMAFPFFKRGASGSKFLNYLNKQIMPVFDKLPEQWKLDLLKNLAECSLYAITQDSRQLLPSVVQLLKKYMVRRKIEEINYTCIECLLYTFHHLAHKTPNATNSLCGYKIVTGQPSDRLGEDFSEQYKDFTERLSTVQDLARAMIKKLTQGMADQNKALAAAKTDEEKDKIKTQKQNATFALRACNNILSMTQPLHTKTPKFIGDQKVNLSWKEVVKPSGPSTAAVAGQKRPAATTNGSSSNTIKKGRGGGGTQHQLVNKAFAGIYDGGRSSGRGGRSWRGRGRGQGRSYR; this comes from the exons ATGGCGGATACTACTGATGATATAGAGAAGCTATACGAGTATGGTGAACGCCTTAACGAAGCTACAGACAAGTCTCAA GTCCGTGTACAAGCGATCCGTGGACTTCCGCTTTTCTGCAAAGATACACCTGAGCATTTGTCTAAAATTGTTGACATTCTTGGTCAGCTCCTCGTTGCAG GAGAAAATGTAGAGCGTGATGCTGTACACAAGGCTCTTATGACCGTATTACGTCAGGATGTGAAGA CTTCTCTAACTGCTTTGTTTAAGCGTATTGGGAGCATCGAGGATCGGACTGCTGAGGATCTTAGCACTTGGGAAAGCATTCGTGAAAAAGTTCTGTTATTTCTTAGAGATAAG GTGTTCCCTCTTAAGATGGAGCTCCTAGTTCCACAGGAGCTGATGGAGAGGCACATAACTACTTTGGTGAAGCAG aatTTGCAAGATGTAACGGCTGATGAATTTAAAATGTTCATGGACTTTTTGAAAAGCCTGAGCTTATTTGGCCATAAAGCTCCTGCAGAGCGTATTCAGGAGCTTGTTGAGATTATTGAAGGTCAGGCAGATCTTGATGCTCAATTCGAT GTGTCGGATGCTGATCATATCAAGAGGTTCATATTATGCCTTTCAATGGCCTTTCCCTTCTTCAAG AGGGGTGCATCGGGCAGTAAGTTTCTCAACTATCTGAACAAGCAAATCATGCCTGTTTTTGACAAG CTTCCAGAACAATGGAAGTTGGACTTGCTCAAGAACCTTGCGGAGTGCTCACTTTATGCAATAACTCAGGATTCTCGACAGCTGCTTCCATCAGTAGTTCAGCTTCTAAAG AAATACATGGTTCGAAGAAAGATTGAAGAAATTAACTACACGTGTATCGAGTGTTTGTTGTATACCTTCCACCATTTAGCTCACAAG ACTCCAAACGCGACAAACAGCCTCTGTGGGTATAAGATTGTGACTGGACAACCGTCAGATAGATTGGGAGAGGATTTCTCGGAGCAATATAAGGACTTCACCGAGAG ATTAAGCACGGTTCAGGATTTGGCTAGGGCTATGATCAAGAAACTAACCCAAGGAATGGCAGATCAAAACAAAGCACTGGCTGCTGCTAAAACGgatgaagaaaaggacaaaatT AAGACACAAAAGCAGAATGCTACCTTTGCGCTTCGAGCTTGCAACAATATATTATCGATGACCCAG CCATTGCATACAAAAACACCAAAATTTATTGGAGATCAAAAAGTAAATTTGTCATGGAAAGAAGTTGTGAAGCCTTCGGGTCCTTCAACTGCTGCTGTTGCAGG TCAGAAGCGACCGGCTGCTACAACAAATGGGTCAAGCAGTAACACAATTAAAAAGGGCCGAGGAGGCGGTGGTACGCAACACCAGCTAGTTAACAAGGCATTTGCAGGTATCTACGATGGTGGAAGAAGCAGTGGAAGAGGAGGTAGGAGTTGGCGTGGTCGTGGAAGAGGACAAGGACGATCATACCGCTAA